One window of Bacillus sp. (in: firmicutes) genomic DNA carries:
- the glnA gene encoding type I glutamate--ammonia ligase: MARYTKEDIKQMAENQNVRFIRLQFTDMLGIIKNVEIPVSQIDKALNNQMMFDGSSIEGFVRIEESDMYLYPDYDTWMVFPWTAEKGKVARLICDIYNTDGTPFAGDPRGNLKRQLRRMEEMGFSSFNIGPEPEFYLFKLDEKGEPTLELNDKGGYFDLAPTDLGENCRRDIVLELEEMGFDVEASHHECGPGQHEIDFKYADAVKACDDIQTFKLVVKTIARKHGLHATFMPKPIFGIAGSGMHCNVSLFRGKENAFFDEKGPLKLSETAYQFIAGTMKHAEAFTAICNPTVNSYKRLVPGYEAPCYVAWSAKNRSPLIRIPSARGMSTRIEVRSADPSANPYLAMTVILAAGLDGIENKLVAPKSVDRNIYVMDKAERLENGIIDLPSNLGMALERLKEDAVIMDALGEHIAEHFIEAKEIEWDMFRTTVTAWEREQYMSHY; encoded by the coding sequence CTAGGAATCATAAAAAATGTTGAAATCCCAGTTAGTCAGATTGATAAGGCACTTAATAACCAAATGATGTTCGATGGGTCTTCCATTGAAGGGTTTGTCCGCATTGAAGAATCTGATATGTATTTATATCCTGACTATGACACATGGATGGTTTTCCCTTGGACTGCAGAAAAAGGTAAAGTTGCCCGTCTAATCTGTGATATTTACAATACAGATGGTACTCCATTTGCAGGTGACCCGCGCGGAAATTTAAAGCGTCAATTAAGAAGAATGGAAGAAATGGGCTTTTCGTCATTTAACATTGGACCTGAGCCTGAATTCTATTTATTTAAGTTAGATGAAAAAGGAGAGCCTACATTAGAGTTAAATGATAAAGGTGGCTATTTTGACTTAGCCCCAACTGATCTTGGTGAAAATTGCCGCCGTGATATTGTGTTAGAGCTCGAGGAAATGGGCTTTGATGTTGAAGCCTCCCATCATGAATGTGGCCCTGGTCAACATGAAATAGATTTTAAATATGCTGATGCAGTTAAAGCATGTGATGATATCCAAACATTTAAGCTAGTGGTAAAAACGATTGCCCGTAAGCATGGTTTACATGCAACATTTATGCCAAAACCAATTTTTGGTATTGCTGGCTCAGGTATGCATTGTAATGTATCACTTTTCAGAGGAAAAGAAAATGCCTTTTTTGACGAAAAAGGCCCATTAAAATTAAGTGAGACGGCTTATCAATTCATCGCAGGTACGATGAAGCATGCTGAAGCTTTTACAGCCATTTGCAACCCAACAGTGAATTCATATAAACGTCTTGTTCCTGGTTATGAGGCTCCCTGTTATGTTGCCTGGTCAGCGAAAAATAGAAGTCCATTAATTCGCATCCCGTCGGCAAGAGGCATGAGCACAAGAATTGAAGTTCGAAGTGCGGACCCATCTGCTAATCCATACTTAGCGATGACTGTAATCTTGGCAGCAGGTCTTGATGGGATTGAAAATAAATTAGTTGCGCCTAAATCTGTTGATCGCAACATCTATGTGATGGACAAAGCTGAGCGCTTAGAGAATGGCATTATTGATTTGCCATCTAATCTTGGAATGGCGTTGGAAAGGTTAAAAGAAGATGCGGTTATAATGGATGCTTTAGGTGAACATATTGCAGAACATTTCATTGAAGCGAAAGAGATTGAATGGGATATGTTCCGTACAACCGTAACTGCCTGGGAGAGAGAACAATATATGTCTCATTACTAA